A region from the Triticum urartu cultivar G1812 chromosome 1, Tu2.1, whole genome shotgun sequence genome encodes:
- the LOC125508686 gene encoding uncharacterized protein LOC125508686 — MFRRAKTKAIATPPSDGEVRVHKVEKIELVRNLVTKPSMYSGANPMAASTMRRGAAGHGTAATTGKATGASRPGVVSIEDINKRSEAYIRERKRLFQGLK; from the coding sequence ATGTTCCGACGTGCCAAGACCAAGGCGATAGCCACACCACCCTCCGACGGCGAGGTGCGGGTGCATAAGGTCGAGAAGATCGAGCTTGTCCGCAACCTTGTGACCAAGCCATCGATGTACTCTGGCGCCAACCCGATGGCAGCATCAACCATGAGGCGAGGTGCTGCCGGTCATGGCACGGCCGCCACCACCGGTAAGGCTACGGGCGCCTCGAGGCCGGGCGTCGTGTCCATAGAGGATATTAACAAGAGGTCTGAGGCCTACATCCGGGAGAGGAAGAGGCTCTTCCAGGGCCTGAAGTAG